A portion of the Lolium rigidum isolate FL_2022 chromosome 1, APGP_CSIRO_Lrig_0.1, whole genome shotgun sequence genome contains these proteins:
- the LOC124692479 gene encoding TATA-binding protein-associated factor 2N-like, which translates to MHAGPSPPRQRRLESGNFDDTMGPRYAHGYEGSGRGYVGNGRGYEGGGRGYEGGGRGGARLRDGSPPYGRGGRSHGRGHNGPGKEFILIDGEYVHRNDPNLSPREGDWICQNPSCGNLNFARRSHCNNCNKHRYESSRSPLRGYYDSPPRVPVRVLGPPSDRAPPREMARYRSPPRDWVVGDPRGYPTRSPPDRVGRFPDPLQRERMGFRGDRELRDPVKFEWSSAEHKQRERPHGGLYPDRNRRHSGSPGGNWGSDRRDRSRSPAGNRPMKSAFTGRDRPDLEYGGSYIGRGRSNNLDAGRGLGRGGGYRQGGGPYPGEGRGDRRAAPYGRNEERY; encoded by the exons ATGCATGCTGGACCCTCACCTCCGCGCCAACGCAGATTAGAAAGCGGCAACTTTGATGACACTATGGGTCCACGTTATGCTCATGGATATGAAGGGAGTGGTCGAGGATATGTGGGGAATGGTAGAGGATACGAAGGGGGTGGTAGAGGATACGAAGGGGGTGGTAGAGGAGGTGCAAGGCTCCGAGATGGTTCTCCACCATATGGAAGAGGGGGCAGATCTCATGGAAGGGGGCATAATGGTCCTGGTAAGGAGTTCATTCTAATTGATGGAGAATATGTTCACAGGAATGACCCAAATCTGTCACCAAGAGAAGGTGATTGGATATGCCAGAATCCAAG CTGTGGAAATCTCAACTTTGCTCGACGAAGTCACTGTAACAATTGCAACAAGCATCGCTATGAGTCTAGCCGCAGTCCTCTCAGGGGGTACTATGACTCTCCTCCGCGAGTGCCTGTAAGGGTGCTTGGTCCACCAAGTGATCGTGCACCACCAAGAGAAATGGCAAGGTACAGATCACCACCCCGTGATTGGGTTGTTGGTGATCCGAGAGGTTATCCAACTAGATCACCTCCAGATCGTGTAGGACGATTTCCAGACCCATTGCAGAGGGAAAGAATGGGCTTCCGCGGTGACCGTGAGTTGAGGGACCCTGTGAAATTTGAGTGGTCTTCTGCTGAGCACAAGCAGAGGGAGCGCCCACATGGTGGGTTGTATCCTGACAGGAACCGTCGACACTCTGGATCTCCTGGAGGGAACTGGGGGAGCGATAGGCGGGACAGAAGCAGATCTCCTGCAGGCAACAGACCTATGAAGAGTGCTTTCACAGGCAGGGATCGACCAGACCTGGAGTATGGTGGCTCATATATAGGCCGAGGGCGGTCTAACAATTTGGATGCTGGCCGTGGGCTTGGGCGTGGTGGTGGTTACAGACAAGGAGGTGGTCCATACCCTGGTGAGGGCAGAGGCGATCGCCGTGCTGCTCCGTATGGTAGGAACGAGGAACGCTACTAG